TTGGCTACATGTGGGTGTTTTCACATAGTGAGAAAAATGAAGCCAACCAGTGACACAAGGTCTTTCACGGAAATTTAAGATGGATTTCAAAGACCTATATTCTCATATTATGGATGAATTTACTCTTTGTTATTAGtctggaaatcttttaaagactCGATGTGCATCTAACGGATGTGGTGACTACTTATCTGTATGAAAGATTATATACAAATATCTGCATGAAAATTCCCGAACGTTTTGAACTTTAAGCATACTACCATGTCATATGTGTTAGCTAAAGCTTGACCCAGCCTTGTGTGGTTTGAATTGCATAAGTGAATATTGTTTAATCCAGGAATATGTGAACCACCTTATATGCCCGTAACTATGCATTTTCTAAACTGGATGTATACAACGCCAATTTAATTGAAACTCCTAAAATCTCTCCAAAACACAAAATTACTTAAAACAGGAGTTCGAGGTGAAACATTTCGGTAAAACAAGGTCTCGATCGACTGATTGAGCATTGTAGCTAGCGGTTTATTAATATTGTCAACCTTAAAGGTGTAGCTAGGTGGACATGTTGGCAAAATTACATTTGCATGATCTCTTACTTTAAGATTAATTGATCAATTTACATCTCAACTAATTAAGGAGATGTGATCATTCTATGGTTTGTATAAACGGTAAATTAGCTAAAATGTGCTATAAATACCTGATATTGGGTTTGTGATAAACATGTAAGTCTGATTTTACCCAACACCAATATCGAGACATTGATCCGAAGAAAAAATTCTCACTTCATGGTACAACTAAGATCACAGGATGTCTCCCATGGAGGAAAAAGTAATCATACTGTTTGATTTTTAGTAGGCTCGTTAAAGAAACTAACTGTTTTACTAGTTAATTATTTAGTAATAGAAGATACTTGTTATACTTGTGGTCGGGTTATTAGGGGAGAATAAAAGGCTAGCAAAATCATATAATTATTAAGAAATTGCACAAAGGAAGATCAAACCAAGTTTTTCCACTAAAGGAAGTAGTTGAAGACATCGAATGATGGTTCGTGAACTCTATGTAGTATTATCGGGTACAATGATCAACCGAGGAGGCTACTTATTGGGGGGAGAAAATCGATAGAGGACTGTGGATATTGGGCGTGCTGGACATTTAcgtcgtgtactctttttccttagacAAGATTTTTTACCACTGGATTTTCCTTGTAGGTTTTAATAAGACATGCGAGTCCACTAATATTCATAGTTCGAAATGTTGTATTCATTTTCTTTATCCTGCTTTCCCTGGAAGTTTTTTCCGAGCAAGGTTTTAACGAAGCAACATCTAAGGGTATTATCACTGTTCTGTTCTGGGTGCTCATGTTCAGTTTTTGTCCCTATGATTTTCCAGAGTTACATAACATTAACTCTCCTTTGTACCGGAAATTTCCATCCGTCTCTTTGAAATTTCCCTTGAGCTTTGGAGCCGAGGGCTTGGCGATATGGCATGGAAAGTGAAACTGATATTAAAAAATGGAGGGAAAACAAGAATATTCCAAGCCAAAAAAATGGTAATTAAAAAACATTTCAAGGGATATAATAGTAAAAATAATCCACCCAAAATTCAACTCTGCCATCATTTAGTCACTTCGCCTTCTTCTCCTGTTGAATCTCAACAAGAgaatcaaaatcaaaccctatAATCTTCTTGTTAATAATAATGGCAGCATTAATCTCACACATATTCTCATCATCATCCTTAATATCACTTGGTTTATACCATCTAATCTGCTCAACTCGTAACAATCTCAAATCATCACCTCGTGATTACATAATCAAACCATATCATCCATTCCCATCATCATCTCCATCTGCATCTTCGAATCTCAAATACCTTCAACTCTATCTCTTAATCGTATCGCTTCTAATCTCTTGTATTCATCAAACAGTCAATTCATTATCACCCGATCCGCTCCTCAAAGGCTCAACACCGGTCCACCGATTCACATCTCTACAGAACTCAGCCGTCTTATTCCTCTTCTTGATCCTCATCGTCTCTATCCTCATCTCTGAATCAACGTCTCTACTTCCGTTCCCTAACGACCTCTTCTTTGCCTTCGCCGCCGGCGTGTTCTTCTTGCAATATTCCGTTTCGTCGTCTTCGGCTTCCGTTCAAGTGTCGGATTTACAGGCGAAATGCGATGCGGTGTCTGCGAGAATCTCGGGGTTTATGTCGTTGGTTTGTGTTGGGATCTGTGTGAATCCGAGGTTGTTTGTTGCTGATGTGGCATTGGGGTTTGGGTTTTGTTTACAGGGGCTATGGGCGTTGCAGACGGGATTGACATTGTATGTGGAAGGGTTTATACCTGAGGGTTGTCATAGGTTGTTGGATGTTGTGAGTGGCGTTGAAGGTTCGACGAAATGTGATTTGGAAGAGTCCAGGTTGAGAGCAGTGGCGATATTGGATTTGGTGTTTGTGATTCATGTGCTGTTTGTGATTGTTATTGTTATGGTTATTTATGCTGTGGTTGCGAAAACTATTGGGATTAGACGGTTTGGTTCCTATGAGGCGTTGCCAAATTTGCAGAGCTTGGATTCTAATCTGAATGTGCAAATGAAGTCAATTTCTGGTACTCAGGCTTGAGTTTTTGGTgagtctttcttcttcttttgtttggtTTATTCGTGTTTGTGGAACGACAATTATCAATAGAAATTGAGTGTGCAAACTTATTAGGCGTAGAGCATGGAAACATAGGTGGGCAAGTGCTGTGGTTAGGGAATAAGTTTTCATGTTCTGTAAAGACACTTGAATTTAGATCTTTGCTTTGGTCGCTGCTTTACGCCAGTATTATCATAGAACATCAGTTAGCAAGTATGTTAGTTCAGCTATGTTTGATCGATGCAAATTTGGGTGTTTAGTTGAACTTTATCATCTTAAAACATTTTCTGCTGGATATGTTCACGTGACTGCAGTGATTCCCATTAGTGTTTAATCTTCGATATTCTAAAGCATGAAGACTTAGATGTGAGTTGTTATAACGAGGGAACTTGATTGCTTGTTTTTTAAAGACACTTGAAGTTACATGCTTTTTTGTACATTTATAGTATTTGATATCACTGAATATGTGTGAAATTCAAATAGATGTTCTTGTTGGTTATTTATGCCAATCCACGTTATTTGGGATTGACTTAAGACTTGTCATAGTCTTGTAGGCTATGTTAGTGAGTTTCATACTAAAATTCTTGTTAGATATTATGTGGTTAGGAAAGAGGTCGGCTAGTCTCCCTCGTTCTTATGGATAACAGAGACAATCCTAGCTCAATCAGTTGGGAGATTAAAGAAGATAAACATGcgaaagatagtactcaaactgAGTATCTGAGGCAGTAATTCTTGTTGGCTCTTGCCTTTTTCCTAGGCTGTCTTTTGTTCTTTTTGCTTCTGTAACATTTGGGTGTCCTTAGCCCCTTTATTCTGAAAATAAAAGAGGGTAAAATAAAACTAGGTCCATTTTTTAGTTTGCTTTGTTATTTGGTTGTTCGTCCCTGTTCTGATTTCTGTGAAGTTTTGGCACAAATGTAGTATGTCATTACCCCAACTTCTACTATAAAATTGCAGTGTTGAAGTGAGGAATATGATTCATTGATTTGCATGATGTGGTTAGTACGATATTCTAGAAAATGCCAAGAGGAGTTTAGTTGGAGGACATTGTGATTCATCAGTAGTATCACATGTGTCAGTAACTGAGAACACTAGTATTGAGAATCTGTAACATTTTATTAAAACTCTTAGTCTTTGTCTAACAGTAAGCAAAAGATCAGAGAAATCTAGTTTGCTCCTCTAATCAGAGGCTTGAATCTGTGCTTATTCTTGTGCAGTTGTTCCAGGTAACTACAGACATTGTTGCAAATAGCAGGCGCATGATAGTTCGATCTTCTCCAGAGGCATGGTACTCTGGTGTTCATGTGTAGTAGTAAAAGGCATGGATGGATATTGGACGATAACGATAATACAGTATTTCAGTATCTATGGGAGCAGGATTTTTTGTTAGGCGGTAGCGTTAATCCTGTTAGGCAGTAGCGTTAATCCATTAATGGTGTACTCTTTTGTGTAAAAAATCAGTGGTTGAGTTGTCACTTTTGAGGTGTAGATCTGCGAACTTGATGtagttcattttttctttttggtactgTACTCTCTGTTAGTATATTTCTCTATCCTTCTGATGAAATGAACACTTGAAAGTGTTTCTATACCTCGCCTCATCACTCAATTGCAGCTCTTTTGATACATGCTTTTAACATTGTTATTCTTTTTCCCAGCACTTATATTGGAAAATCTTGCAACTTGATCTGATGTAGTGCTGTTTTCTGTGCAAGCAGCTTGTACTGGTGTTTTGTGTTTGTGACTTTGTGAAATCTAGAAAACAGGATTCTCCGAAAGAGCTTTACAAGAATTGTCTACTATATTCATATATCACTAATTTAAGCTTGCAATTACAATTCATGAAACAAAAGTCACAGACCAAACTTCAGACAAAATGTATTTCTTTCTGCAGGGATGAATAATTACAATGACACAGAGAAAagccaaaaagaaagaaaaaaatgaaaattctcTCACTGTAACTATAAAAGCATTCCTATTGTGCAACACAATCTCCACGTTCTCCTTGCATCAGGTTGTATCAATTAGGAGCTGCTGAATAGCAACTTTTGCTCTCTCTGTCATTTGCAAGGCCAAAAAGATTGCCCACTTTTCCTGACTGAGGGTGAAAAGGTCCTATGAATTTGCTTTATGTATCCTTTAAACCTTGATGTGATCCAAATTCTGCAGCTAGGGCATGTATGTCTCTTGTGATCTCCCAGTCTCCGTTCTGACCCAAATTGGTATGTCTTGGTTCTGTCCCACACCTATCCAAACTGGCGATACTCCCAATCTGACTCTGTATGTCGTCTAATTCCTCCGCATCAACAGCCTGCCGTTTACCACCAGTTTCTATATCGATGCTTGTCTTGGGTGTGGTGCGACCTCTGGAAAGTGAGGTTGAAAGGCCAGAAAATGAAAGGTCCTTCACTTTTGCGCGGAAATTGTTCCTGGAAGCAGGTATCTTAGAGAAAAATATCTCTGCAACATTGCCTGCAAATCCACGGTTATGGGGGTTTGTTTTCCCATCGTAGCGATAACGGAAATTCTCATAGGTAGTCTGCAAGAACCATTGGTTATATATGAGAAATAAAAAACACTGAAGAAAGGTTCTGAAATGAGAAGGAAGAGAAAGGAAATATACCTGGTTGGTAGAAATTAAGTACATGTGGAAGGCTGTGAGCCCTCCCACGAACCAAACAGCTATGAAAGTATAAACGATGAGGAAGGCTGACGCGGATGACTCTGCAAAAGCTTTCCAGATATTGCAGTGCTCATCTAGCATTATTTTCCTGATGTTTATGCAGCAGAAGACTAAAACATATAGGCACAGCATTGTTGTGGAGGacacaaacataaaaaagaagCGATAATTCCTCTGCACCATTAGAAGAAACAAACACACAATAATAAGCACCTCTATAGCAGCACCAAAATCCAGAAGACCCCAACATTGCCTAGTTGCAGTTTTTGAAACTAATGGCATTAGGAAAATGTAAATAAACATTGGAGCACATACCTTTCCAATACATTGTCCAACCCATGGGCAATGATGATCAAAGCGCTCAACGCAGTTATTGCAAATAGAGCAATGAGAGCATCGAGGTGGGCGGTACAACATGCAAGTGTGACAGTACTTCACCTTGACTACCTTTCCGTTCACACAAACATCTTTTGTCGGTGGTATAGTTGAAGCACCACTTGGATTTGCAGCCCAATCCACAGACATAGACATAGACATGTACGTAGACATTGACATCCCAGCGCCATCACCTTCATCCTCCGGATCTGGTGGTCGAGCATTCCTAGGAATAATCCCCGGGTCTCTCCCAGAAGTAAGGAAGAGAAGGAGAACAATCTGCACACAAGATTTCATATGTTCTTAACTAACAACATGCATTCATTTTGAGTTCGAATGAACTAGCTGGATGAAGTTTCAAAGGTACGAAACTAAACTTTAGAAAATATTAGATATATACGTA
This genomic stretch from Papaver somniferum cultivar HN1 chromosome 5, ASM357369v1, whole genome shotgun sequence harbors:
- the LOC113281239 gene encoding probable protein S-acyltransferase 7 is translated as MEGKVVSDHDNMNKDTTEKEYKVTIKRAYKVWQGKNIFFFGGRLVFGPDIKSLILTILLIVTPVILFCVCVSQRLIHEFPNGLGIAFVVIPAVFTAYIVLLLFLTSGRDPGIIPRNARPPDPEDEGDGAGMSMSTYMSMSMSVDWAANPSGASTIPPTKDVCVNGKVVKVKYCHTCMLYRPPRCSHCSICNNCVERFDHHCPWVGQCIGKRNYRFFFMFVSSTTMLCLYVLVFCCINIRKIMLDEHCNIWKAFAESSASAFLIVYTFIAVWFVGGLTAFHMYLISTNQTTYENFRYRYDGKTNPHNRGFAGNVAEIFFSKIPASRNNFRAKVKDLSFSGLSTSLSRGRTTPKTSIDIETGGKRQAVDAEELDDIQSQIGSIASLDRCGTEPRHTNLGQNGDWEITRDIHALAAEFGSHQGLKDT
- the LOC113281240 gene encoding uncharacterized protein LOC113281240, with amino-acid sequence MAALISHIFSSSSLISLGLYHLICSTRNNLKSSPRDYIIKPYHPFPSSSPSASSNLKYLQLYLLIVSLLISCIHQTVNSLSPDPLLKGSTPVHRFTSLQNSAVLFLFLILIVSILISESTSLLPFPNDLFFAFAAGVFFLQYSVSSSSASVQVSDLQAKCDAVSARISGFMSLVCVGICVNPRLFVADVALGFGFCLQGLWALQTGLTLYVEGFIPEGCHRLLDVVSGVEGSTKCDLEESRLRAVAILDLVFVIHVLFVIVIVMVIYAVVAKTIGIRRFGSYEALPNLQSLDSNLNVQMKSISGTQA